From Anaerohalosphaera lusitana, one genomic window encodes:
- a CDS encoding LamG-like jellyroll fold domain-containing protein: protein MFYMKTRVKKTLILFIIGAFFHSASFALDGNGTENDPYRITSLADFDQFAGNSDYWDDWIRLDCDLNLTGKQYSTAVISPDTSTNDFYQGTTFSGNFNGNGHSIMNLYIDAGTTTNGYLGLFGQIGPNGVVENLSLENYVYSNCGTSTSGAFYIGALAGENMGTVKNCDIVGVVDARYCGYIGGVVGQNTSGKITDVAVYVNIQVEDYSGFVGGIAGVNGSLDLNATITKCKSSGTIQGAYDTNYMGGIVGTNWNYQELAYSIISNCESTCFITCGDNSDYLGGVVGHNWQNMASCAYSYANGDVKSGAGSKYIGGLCGANDEGLIFDCYATGYVEGYDRIGGLCGYNIRSGIYNCYSIGPISGTTNTGGFCGRQYGAGSEMRNCFWDSETSGMTVGYVLSDTSPGIIVGVQGKTTDQMFDPNTFLIAGWDYVEEVENGQDDNWRIPYQIGYPILHWEKDIPADYLGSYGVDLEDLSYLSDHWLANTDKTNEVLKIVASDASEGDYFGHSVCVSGDTLVVGAYGVQDSRGAAYLFDLKTGLQVQRLVSNDRNWGDRFGYSVGVDGDRVIVGAYSDDDEGLNFGSAYIFEVTTGTQITKLVTSDLVRNQNENFGYAVGISADKALVGAYGNDTAGSNAGAAYVFNANTGKELFKLTPSDSEAGDEFGYSLCVDGSVAVVGAPGNDDAGSNSGSAYIFDTITGAQLAKITASDATEGDKFGYSVSMDDKFIIVGAHTKDSIGCVYVFDHAGNQLRKLTPSDGRENQWFGISVAIEGNRAVIGSPGDSRKGWWVGSAYLFDIETGVEVSKFTASKKATADLFGYSVGLGNHPVVGAYSNDAYRGSVYLFDLDPRTDFEELMALSENWLAGITEDVSPPEPNPATFKLPPMATGQSSISMTANSGVDISNPVKYYFAELSGNPGGDDSGWQLSATYTDYGLDPNTQYIYTVQIKDSKGNTGTASNQAAVKTFSETEKPSDMIAYWSFDDSGNIGHDDSGNGNEGTAYNGPSSVTGIAGLALGLDGVDDYLLFTDEPLRITEDYSVNLWFSLQTANSQTQTLLTKYGYANGHVNYGLFLEEDQLKTVRHGSQDGTGGECNSVRSALSVTSVTANEWHMGTTVYDAKTQTVTLYLDGQFENSVEVAFPTNCYNWELYGYGPQPLVVGANKSEKFSDKFFAGTIDEVRVFDRLLSPAEIISLYHNP, encoded by the coding sequence ATGTTTTACATGAAGACGCGCGTCAAAAAAACCTTAATTCTATTCATTATTGGGGCATTCTTCCATTCTGCATCATTTGCTCTCGACGGCAATGGAACAGAGAACGACCCATATAGGATTACATCTTTAGCTGATTTTGATCAATTTGCGGGCAATTCTGATTATTGGGATGATTGGATTAGGCTAGATTGTGACCTTAATCTTACTGGCAAACAATATTCTACAGCAGTTATTTCACCAGATACGTCTACCAATGACTTTTATCAAGGCACCACTTTCAGCGGGAATTTCAATGGGAATGGCCATAGCATTATGAATCTATATATTGATGCTGGAACAACGACCAATGGCTACTTAGGTTTGTTTGGACAGATAGGGCCAAATGGAGTTGTCGAAAACTTGTCTTTGGAAAATTATGTTTATAGTAATTGTGGGACATCTACCAGTGGCGCATTTTACATAGGTGCACTTGCAGGCGAAAACATGGGAACTGTCAAAAACTGTGATATCGTCGGTGTAGTTGATGCGAGATATTGTGGTTACATCGGCGGCGTAGTCGGCCAGAATACATCAGGAAAAATTACTGATGTAGCTGTCTATGTCAATATTCAGGTTGAGGACTACTCTGGATTCGTTGGGGGGATTGCTGGAGTTAACGGATCTTTGGATTTAAATGCGACTATCACAAAATGTAAGTCATCTGGTACAATTCAGGGCGCTTATGATACCAACTATATGGGAGGGATTGTTGGAACTAATTGGAATTATCAAGAGTTGGCTTACAGTATAATCTCAAATTGTGAATCAACCTGTTTTATTACATGCGGCGACAATTCCGACTATCTTGGTGGTGTTGTAGGGCATAACTGGCAGAATATGGCTTCATGTGCATATAGTTACGCAAATGGCGATGTGAAATCTGGAGCTGGTTCTAAGTATATTGGCGGACTGTGTGGAGCGAATGACGAAGGATTAATTTTTGACTGTTATGCCACAGGTTATGTAGAAGGATATGATCGTATTGGAGGCTTGTGCGGATATAACATAAGAAGTGGCATTTACAATTGCTATTCTATTGGACCGATCAGCGGTACTACAAATACTGGCGGTTTTTGTGGTCGTCAATACGGCGCTGGCTCGGAAATGAGGAACTGCTTTTGGGATAGTGAGACATCTGGGATGACTGTTGGTTATGTACTCTCTGACACCAGCCCCGGAATTATTGTCGGTGTTCAGGGGAAAACGACGGATCAAATGTTTGATCCCAATACTTTTCTTATTGCTGGTTGGGATTATGTTGAAGAAGTAGAAAATGGCCAAGATGATAACTGGAGGATTCCTTATCAAATAGGCTATCCAATATTGCACTGGGAAAAGGACATTCCAGCTGATTATCTTGGGAGCTATGGGGTTGATCTAGAAGATCTGTCGTATCTTTCAGACCACTGGCTTGCAAATACTGACAAAACTAATGAAGTTCTTAAAATCGTAGCTTCTGATGCTTCTGAAGGTGATTACTTTGGCCATTCTGTCTGTGTTAGCGGTGATACATTGGTAGTTGGCGCTTATGGTGTTCAAGATAGCCGAGGGGCAGCTTACTTGTTCGATTTGAAAACTGGGCTCCAAGTACAAAGGCTAGTCTCAAATGACAGGAACTGGGGTGATCGCTTTGGCTACTCAGTAGGAGTTGATGGTGACAGGGTGATTGTAGGTGCATATAGCGATGATGATGAAGGTCTAAATTTTGGATCAGCTTATATTTTTGAGGTCACTACTGGAACCCAAATAACGAAGCTGGTGACTTCGGATCTAGTTCGAAATCAAAACGAAAATTTTGGTTATGCTGTGGGCATCAGTGCTGATAAGGCGCTAGTTGGCGCATATGGCAATGATACGGCAGGATCAAATGCCGGGGCCGCTTATGTTTTCAACGCAAACACAGGGAAAGAATTATTTAAGCTGACCCCTTCTGATTCTGAAGCTGGAGATGAATTTGGGTATTCTCTTTGTGTTGATGGTAGTGTTGCTGTTGTTGGTGCGCCTGGCAATGATGATGCAGGTTCCAACTCAGGATCGGCCTACATTTTTGATACGATTACAGGAGCTCAGTTGGCAAAGATAACAGCCTCAGATGCTACAGAAGGTGACAAGTTTGGTTATTCAGTTTCCATGGATGATAAATTTATAATTGTAGGAGCACACACAAAGGATTCTATCGGTTGTGTTTATGTATTCGATCATGCAGGTAATCAACTTAGGAAGCTGACCCCCTCCGATGGACGTGAAAACCAGTGGTTTGGAATTTCTGTTGCAATAGAAGGAAATAGGGCTGTTATAGGTTCACCTGGTGATTCTCGCAAAGGTTGGTGGGTTGGGTCCGCATACTTGTTTGATATTGAAACGGGTGTAGAAGTGTCCAAATTTACCGCTTCTAAGAAAGCGACAGCCGACCTGTTTGGTTATTCCGTTGGCCTTGGTAATCATCCAGTCGTTGGAGCATATTCGAATGATGCATACAGAGGTTCGGTATATTTGTTCGATTTGGATCCTAGGACTGATTTTGAGGAACTAATGGCGCTCTCAGAAAACTGGTTAGCGGGAATCACCGAGGATGTTTCACCACCAGAGCCGAACCCCGCAACTTTCAAACTTCCGCCGATGGCAACGGGGCAGAGCAGCATTTCAATGACCGCCAACTCTGGTGTTGATATAAGCAACCCTGTTAAATATTACTTTGCAGAATTATCAGGCAATCCTGGTGGAGATGATAGCGGTTGGCAATTATCTGCGACATATACTGATTATGGCTTGGACCCGAATACACAGTACATCTATACGGTTCAAATCAAGGATTCTAAAGGCAACACAGGGACTGCTTCCAACCAGGCTGCTGTAAAAACATTTTCTGAAACGGAGAAGCCTTCTGATATGATAGCCTACTGGAGTTTTGATGATTCTGGTAATATTGGCCACGATGATTCTGGGAATGGTAACGAAGGAACCGCTTACAATGGCCCATCATCTGTTACCGGAATAGCAGGACTAGCATTGGGCCTCGATGGCGTTGATGATTATTTGCTATTTACAGATGAGCCTTTGCGTATAACCGAAGATTATTCTGTGAATCTATGGTTTTCTCTACAAACAGCAAACTCCCAAACACAAACCCTACTTACAAAATACGGGTATGCTAATGGACATGTAAACTATGGTCTTTTCCTGGAAGAAGATCAATTGAAGACTGTACGGCATGGCTCTCAAGATGGAACAGGTGGGGAATGTAATAGTGTAAGGTCTGCCTTAAGTGTTACGAGTGTAACAGCCAATGAGTGGCATATGGGAACTACAGTATATGATGCAAAAACGCAGACAGTGACTTTATATCTAGATGGTCAATTCGAAAATTCTGTTGAGGTGGCTTTCCCTACAAATTGTTATAATTGGGAATTATATGGATATGGGCCCCAGCCTCTAGTGGTTGGAGCTAATAAATCTGAAAAATTTTCAGATAAGTTTTTTGCAGGCACAATCGATGAAGTCCGAGTGTTCGACCGACTTCTATCACCAGCTGAAATAATATCATTGTACCATAATCCTTAG